One part of the Haliotis asinina isolate JCU_RB_2024 chromosome 2, JCU_Hal_asi_v2, whole genome shotgun sequence genome encodes these proteins:
- the LOC137271598 gene encoding sodium- and chloride-dependent glycine transporter 2-like, translated as MHSNRKYEVEVAMSDRMDSEDCDHGELERTEEREQWASQIEYLLSMIGYCVALGNVWRYPYICQRNGGGAFLIPFVACLVLCGLPLVFLEVALGQFSGKSPSHVWSLCPLMKGIGIGMLIICVGSAVYLNVICGWAMYYAISSFSSVLPWTKCNNTWNTDACVAGVEALHHRLTGGYNVATDWINKSYSFNTTDNSSITTDSSEDSPNQYHTAAEEFWHHKALGISKGIDEIGSIKWEMALCLLASWFLIFICAVKGVRSVGKAVYITATLPYVILTVLLIRGLTLPGGTDGAVFYFTPNFNKLLEVQVWLEACLQVFYSLGAAWGCIITMASYTKFNTNCLRNAIVCTFVSEGTSMYAGLVVFTILGYMSHEANVPITEVVSSGPGLGFVIYPEALAQLPLPQLWSFIFFVMLILLTLDSLFSHVETFVTAILDEYQSLVKWRIPIAAAYCLVSFLVGLAMTTQGGIYVFQLIDWYIVAVFITIAALLECIMVSWIYGIDRFSGDIQLMIGRPAPLFFKLTWCYITPAMLLMTIVFTFAQYKLPTYGEYVYPYYSTVIGWIVASLPLMPVVIMMFLAIYRRKGMFMLLGLFQRIKLSLKPEDTWGPSEPSYRAEYIKKHRRPSTLKSAFKSSISWKE; from the exons ATGCACTCCAACCGCAAATACGAGGTAGAAGTTGCTATGTCGGATCGGATGGATTCCGAGGACTGCGACCATGGGGAATTAGAAAGGACAGAGGAGAGAGAACAATGGGCTTCCCAGATAGAATACCTTTTGTCCATGATTGGTTACTGCGTAGCCCTTGGCAACGTCTGGCGATACCCATACATCTGCCAGAGAAACGGTGGAG GGGCGTTCTTGATTCCATTCGTCGCGTGTCTTGTGCTGTGTGGCCTTCCTCTGGTCTTTCTCGAGGTTGCTCTGGGGCAGTTTTCAGGAAAAAGTCCTTCACACGTCTGGAGTCTGTGTCCTTTGATGAAAG GTATTGGCATTGGTATGCTGATCATATGTGTTGGGTCTGCCGTCTACCTGAACGTAATCTGTGGCTGGGCGATGTACTATGCCATATCATCTTTCAGTTCCGTCCTACCTTGGACGAAATGTAACAACACGTGGAACACTGACGCTTGTGTTGCTGGTGTCGAGGCATTGCACCACAGATTAACTGGAG GGTACAATGTCGCGACTGACTGGATCAACAAGTCCTACAGTTTCAATACTACTGACAACAGTAGCATAACAACAGACAGTAGCGAGGACTCACCCAATCAATATCATACAGCAGCGGAAGAATTTTGGCA tcaCAAGGCGCTTGGAATATCGAAGGGTATCGACGAAATTGGGTCGATCAAGTGGGAGATGGCGCTGTGTCTTCTGGCTTCCTGGTTCCTCATCTTCATATGTGCAGTGAAAGGTGTGCGATCTGTTGGAAAG GCGGTCTATATAACAGCAACCTTACCGTATGTCATCCTTACTGTACTGCTCATTCGTGGACTGACTCTACCGGGAGGAACAGATGGAGCTGTATTTTATTTCACTCCAAATTTTAACAAACTTCTTGAAGTACAG GTGTGGTTAGAGGCGTGTCTACAGGTGTTCTACTCTCTGGGTGCGGCCTGGGGTTGTATCATCACCATGGCCAGCTACACCAAGTTCAACACAAACTGTCTAAG AAATGCGATTGTGTGTACCTTTGTGAGTGAAGGAACAAGCATGTATGCTGGTCTTGTGGTGTTCACGATACTTGGATACATGTCTCACGAGGCCAATGTGCCAATAACAGAAGTTGTGTCATCGG GACCTGGATTGGGATTTGTTATTTATCCAGAAGCCCTAGCTCAACTTCCACTGCCGCAGTTGTGGAGTTTTATCTTCTTTGTCATGCTCATCCTGTTGACGTTGGATTCTCTG TTCTCGCATGTTGAAACCTTCGTGACGGCAATCCTGGATGAATATCAAAGCCTAGTAAAATGGAGAATACCAATCGCCGCTGCCTACTGCCTGGTGTCATTTCTCGTTGGACTTGCAATGACCactcag GGTGGAATATATGTGTTCCAGCTCATAGACTGGTACATTGTGGCGGTTTTCATAACAATCGCTGCTCTGCTTGAATGTATCATGGTGTCTTGGATCTATG GTATTGACCGCTTCAGTGGCGACATTCAACTTATGATTGGCAGACCAGCACCTCTATTCTTCAAGCTTACATGGTGTTACATCACACCAGCAATGCTCCTG atGACTATTGTATTCACTTTCGCCCAGTATAAATTGCCAACATATGGAGAATATGTGTATCCATATTATTCCACTGTGATAGGATGGATAGTCGCGTCCCTTCCACTGATGCCTGTGGTAATAATGATGTTCCTCGCTATTTACCGTAGGAAAGGAA TGTTTATGCTATTGGGTTTATTTCAGAGGATCAAGCTCTCTCTGAAACCTGAAGACACTTGGGGTCCATCTGAACCATCTTACCGTGCCGAGTACATCAAGAAACACAGAAGACCTTCCACTCTCAAAAGTGCGTTCAAATCGTCGATTTCCTGGAAAGAGTAG